A genomic window from Salvia miltiorrhiza cultivar Shanhuang (shh) chromosome 5, IMPLAD_Smil_shh, whole genome shotgun sequence includes:
- the LOC130985550 gene encoding dof zinc finger protein 4-like — MGLSTKQVSGDQGVDWGQTFLQSAAAAETPKAPATRRLQAQAEALKCPRCASTNTKFCYYNNYNKSQPRHFCKSCKRHWTKGGTLRNVPVGGGRKNKRPKISKSAATAPAGQKNMSNILYHALIGRSSSPLVHETTTSKGVDNITSPFTGANAAPTTEFQLSSLGTFDMNASLNPSSYQPLNAFDHFSGNLDSVEESSITTVNIPGSSGGAWDLPNYWSWNDIDVLTSGDLSMSWDDQDKPL, encoded by the coding sequence ATGGGATTGAGCACTAAACAGGTTTCGGGCGATCAAGGGGTGGATTGGGGGCAAACATTCCTGcaatcggcggcggcggcggagacgcCGAAAGCGCCGGCGACGAGGCGGCTGCAGGCGCAAGCGGAGGCCTTAAAGTGCCCGAGATGCGCTTCCACCAACACCAAATTCTGTTACTACAACAACTACAACAAGTCTCAGCCTCGACATTTCTGCAAATCGTGCAAGCGCCACTGGACTAAAGGCGGCACTCTCCGCAACGTCCCCGTCGGCGGCGGCCGCAAAAACAAACGCCCCAAGATTTCCAAGTCCGCCGCCACAGCTCCGGCTGGGCAGAAAAACATGTCAAACATTCTTTACCATGCATTGATCGGCCGCTCGTCGTCGCCGCTGGTGCATGAAACGACGACGTCGAAAGGTGTGGATAACATTACTTCCCCTTTCACCGGCGCAAATGCGGCTCCTACTACCGAATTTCAGTTGTCGAGTTTGGGCACCTTCGACATGAATGCTTCTCTGAATCCAAGTTCGTATCAGCCATTAAACGCATTCGATCACTTTTCTGGGAATCTTGATTCGGTGGAGGAATCGAGCATCACCACCGTGAATATTCCGGGGAGCAGCGGCGGGGCGTGGGATTTGCCCAACTATTGGAGCTGGAATGACATCGATGTCTTAACTTCAGGTGATCTGAGTATGTCGTGGGATGACCAAGACAAGCcactttga
- the LOC130985551 gene encoding uncharacterized protein LOC130985551, with protein sequence MPVEVANGVAESLSVPNGDLKSQNPNAAAKKSRETERRRRRRKQKKNKHTAANGDDSDTATEDADGVAHDSSKENSDPQKALELVEVEYVPEKAELDGVDEEFRKVFEKFNFLDSAVAEENDKKDETAPDTALKKKADSDSEEEEQDTQQKEKGISNKKKKLQRRMKIAELKQICTRPDVVEVWDATSADPKLLVYLKSYRNTVAVPRHWCQKRKFLQGKRGIEKQPFQLPDFIAATGIEKIRQAYIEKEDSKKLKQKQRERMQPKMGKMDIDYQVLHDAFFKHQTKPKLTNHGDLYYEGKEFEVKLREMKPGTLSHELKEALGMPDGAPPPWLINMQRYGPPPSYPHLKIPGLNAPIPAGAKFGYGHGEWGKPPVDEYGRPLYGDVFGFVQQEQPNYEEEPVDKTKHWGDLEEEEEEEEEEEEEEEEEEQMAEEELEDGIQSVDSLSSTPTGVETPDVIDLRKQQRKEPDRPLYQVLEEKEEKIAPGTLLAPGHTYVISTGTQDKAGAKRVDLLRGQKSDKVDVTLAPEELDAMENVLQAKYEEAREEEKLRTQKEDFSDMVAENANKRKRKMQEKEKQSKKKDFKF encoded by the exons ATGCCGGTGGAAGTTGCGAACGGCGTCGCAGAATCTCTGTCGGTCCCCAACGGCGATCTCAAATCGCAAAACCCTAACGCCGCCGCGAAGAAGTCACGGGAAACCGAGAGACGCAGGAGGAGGCGGAAACAGAAGAAGAACAAGCACACCGCCGCCAACGGAGATGACAGCGACACTGCGACGGAGGACGCCGACGGCGTAGCGCATGATAGTTCTAAAGAGAACTCCGATCCTCAAAAG GCTTTGGAACTAGTAGAGGTTGAATATGTACCAGAAAAAGCAGAATTAGATGGTGTTGATGAGGAATTCAGGAAGGTTTTTGAGAAATTTAATTTCTTGGACAGTGCAGTTGCTGAG GAGAATGATAAAAAGGATGAGACTGCCCCTGATACAGCATTAAAGAAGAAGGCAGACTCAGATTCAGAAGAAGAGGAACAGGATACTCAGCAAAAAGAAAAGGGAATCtctaataaaaagaaaaag CTTCAACGTCGAATGAAGATTGCTGAATTGAAGCAGATTTGTACTAGACCTGATGTTGTTGAG GTATGGGATGCAACTTCAGCAGATCCAAAGCTGTTGGTATATCTGAAGTCATACCGAAACACTGTTGCAGTGCCACGACACTGGTGCCAGAAAAGGAAGTTTTTACAG GGAAAGAGAGGTATTGAAAAGCAGCCTTTTCAACTTCCCGATTTCATTGCTGCCACAGGAATCGAGAAAATTAGACAA GCTTACATTGAAAAGGAGGATAGCAAGAAGTTGAAACAAAAGCAACGTGAGAGAATGCAGCCGAAAATGGGAAAGATGGACATTGATTATCAG GTTCTTCATGATGCCTTCTTCAAACATCAGACTAAGCCGAAATTGACAAATCACGGTGATTTGTATTATGAGGGGAAGGAATTTGAG GTGAAACTGCGAGAAATGAAGCCAGGGACATTGTCACATGAGTTAAAAGAGGCTCTAGGCATGCCTGATGGTGCCCCTCCACCATGGCTCATCAATATGCAG AGATATGGTCCTCCACCTTCTTATCCTCATTTAAAAATCCCTGGCCTTAATGCACCTATCCCCGCTGGAGCTAAATTTGGCTATGGGCATGGAGAATGGGGCAAACCACCTGTTGATGAA TATGGACGTCCCCTCTATGGAGATGTTTTCGGCTTtgtgcagcaagaacagcccaATTATGAG GAAGAACCAGTTGATAAGACTAAGCACTGGGGTGacttggaggaggaggaggaggaagaggaagaggaagaagaggaagaggaagaggaggaacaGATGGCAGAAGAGGAACTTGAAGATGGCATTCAGTCTGTTGACAGCCTGTCAAG CACTCCTACTGGCGTTGAAACCCCTGATGTTATTGATCTTCGAAAGCAGCAGAGGAAGGAACCTGATAGGCCTCTCTAccaa GTTcttgaagaaaaagaagagaagatAGCACCAGGAACCCTGCTTGCACCAGGCCACAC GTACGTCATTAGCACTGGAACACAGGACAAAGCTGGTGCAAAGAGG GTTGATTTGCTAAGAGGTCAGAAGTCCGACAAAGTGGATGTCACATTAGCACCGGAGGAGTTGGATGCGATGGAGAACGTTTTACAAGCCAA GTACGAGGAAGCCAGAGAAGAAGAGAAGTTGCGCACCCAGAAGGAGGATTTCAGTGACATGGTTGCTGAG AATGCGAACAAAAGGAAGCGAAAGATGCAGGAGAAGGAGAAACAATCAAAGAAGAAggatttcaaattttaa
- the LOC130985552 gene encoding probable polyol transporter 4 isoform X1 produces MGLQENGKGSVRKYRSMDEDVSVSHPFQENGSIRNRRSSSSNYVMACAIFASLNSVLLGYDVGVMSGAILFIQEDLKISEVQEEVFVGILSIISLLGSLAGGKTSDAIGRKWTIAFAAIVFQSGAGVMALASSFTVLMMGRLLAGIGIGFGVMITPVYIAEIAPTVTRGSLTSFPEIFTNLGILLGYISNYAFSGLPAHINWRIMLAVGIIPSIFIGGALFVIPESPRWLVMQNRIDEARNVLLKTNDNAGEVEGKLAEIQEAAKFMTKDRSEEKAVWREMLNPTPGVRRMLITGCGIQIFQQITGIDATVYYSPTIFKNAGIKGNTQLLAATVAVGFTKTIFILIAIFLIDKAGRKPLLYVSTVGMTVCLLTLGLTLSTTGNSEFGIALAILCVCGNVAFFSVGIGPICWVVSSEIFPLKLRAQASAIGSVGSRVSSGVIAMSFLSVNHAITVGGTFMVFAAISALSVAFVYKYVPETKGKSLEQIEMLFQNDSYWEHGQVELEDVQHLIPNE; encoded by the exons ATGGGGCTCCAAGAAAATGGGAAGGGGTCTGTGAGAAAGTACAGAAGCATGGACGAGGATGTTTCTGTATCACATCCATTCCAAGAAAATGGGAGCATCAGAAATAggaggagcagcagcagcaactaTGTCATGGCCTGCGCGATCTTCGCCTCTCTCAATTCCGTGCTTCTTGGCTACG ATGTGGGGGTAATGAGTGGAGCCATTTTGTTCATTCAAGAGGACTTAAAGATCAGTGAAGTTCAAGAAGAAGTTTTTGTTGGAATCCTAAGCATCATATCTCTGCTAGGAAGCCTAGCAGGGGGTAAAACATCGGATGCAATTGGTCGTAAATGGACAATCGCGTTTGCAGCCATCGTGTTCCAATCAGGTGCCGGCGTAATGGCTCTTGCTTCATCTTTCACCGTGTTGATGATGGGGAGGCTCCTAGCAGGAATAGGGATCGGCTTCGGGGTCATGATCACACCTGTTTACATTGCAGAGATAGCCCCTACTGTCACAAGAGGATCCCTCACTTCCTTCCCTGAAATCTTCACCAATTTAGGCATCCTCCTCGGTTACATCTCCAACTACGCCTTTTCTGGACTACCTGCCCACATAAACTGGAGGATCATGCTTGCTGTGGGGATTATCCCTTCTATTTTCATTGGTGGCGCCTTGTTTGTCATCCCCGAGTCACCAAGGTGGCTCGTCATGCAGAATCGGATTGATGAGGCCCGCAACGTTCTGTTGAAGACCAACGACAACGCTGGTGAAGTTGAGGGGAAGCTGGCAGAGATACAAGAAGCTGCAAAGTTCATGACCAAGGACAGGTCTGAGGAGAAGGCCGTGTGGCGTGAGATGCTAAATCCCACTCCGGGGGTTAGAAGAATGCTGATCACCGGGTGTGGGATTCAGATATTCCAACAGATAACGGGGATTGATGCAACGGTATACTACAGCCCCACCATCTTCAAGAATGCTGGGATCAAAGGCAACACTCAGCTTCTGGCTGCAACTGTTGCTGTTGGCTTCACAAAGACAATATTCATCTTGATCGCCATATTTCTCATCGACAAAGCTGGTAGGAAGCCACTGCTCTACGTGAGCACCGTTGGGATGACTGTTTGCTTGCTCACATTAGGCCTAACTCTGTCTACCACGGGCAACAGCGAGTTTGGCATTGCACTGGCGATCCTCTGTGTGTGTGGGAATGTTGCTTTCTTCTCCGTTGGGATTGGCCCTATATGTTGGGTAGTCTCATCCGAGATCTTCCCTCTGAAGCTCCGGGCTCAGGCATCCGCCATTGGGTCCGTGGGGAGCAGGGTGAGCAGCGGCGTCATTGCAATGTCTTTCCTGTCAGTCAACCATGCTATAACAGTGGGAGGCACATTTATGGTGTTTGCAGCAATTTCAGCTCTTTCTGTTGCGTTTGTTTACAAGTATGTTCCAGAAACGAAGGGCAAGTCGTTGGAGCAGATCGAGATGCTCTTCCAGAACGACAGTTATTGGGAACACGGCCAAGTGGAGCTCGAAGATGTGCAGCATCTCATACCAAACGAGTAA
- the LOC130985552 gene encoding probable polyol transporter 4 isoform X2 gives MFLYHIHSKKMGASEIGGAAAATMSWPARSSPLSIPCFLATNEVADVGVMSGAILFIQEDLKISEVQEEVFVGILSIISLLGSLAGGKTSDAIGRKWTIAFAAIVFQSGAGVMALASSFTVLMMGRLLAGIGIGFGVMITPVYIAEIAPTVTRGSLTSFPEIFTNLGILLGYISNYAFSGLPAHINWRIMLAVGIIPSIFIGGALFVIPESPRWLVMQNRIDEARNVLLKTNDNAGEVEGKLAEIQEAAKFMTKDRSEEKAVWREMLNPTPGVRRMLITGCGIQIFQQITGIDATVYYSPTIFKNAGIKGNTQLLAATVAVGFTKTIFILIAIFLIDKAGRKPLLYVSTVGMTVCLLTLGLTLSTTGNSEFGIALAILCVCGNVAFFSVGIGPICWVVSSEIFPLKLRAQASAIGSVGSRVSSGVIAMSFLSVNHAITVGGTFMVFAAISALSVAFVYKYVPETKGKSLEQIEMLFQNDSYWEHGQVELEDVQHLIPNE, from the exons ATGTTTCTGTATCACATCCATTCCAAGAAAATGGGAGCATCAGAAATAggaggagcagcagcagcaactaTGTCATGGCCTGCGCGATCTTCGCCTCTCTCAATTCCGTGCTTCTTGGCTACG AATGAAGTTGCAGATGTGGGGGTAATGAGTGGAGCCATTTTGTTCATTCAAGAGGACTTAAAGATCAGTGAAGTTCAAGAAGAAGTTTTTGTTGGAATCCTAAGCATCATATCTCTGCTAGGAAGCCTAGCAGGGGGTAAAACATCGGATGCAATTGGTCGTAAATGGACAATCGCGTTTGCAGCCATCGTGTTCCAATCAGGTGCCGGCGTAATGGCTCTTGCTTCATCTTTCACCGTGTTGATGATGGGGAGGCTCCTAGCAGGAATAGGGATCGGCTTCGGGGTCATGATCACACCTGTTTACATTGCAGAGATAGCCCCTACTGTCACAAGAGGATCCCTCACTTCCTTCCCTGAAATCTTCACCAATTTAGGCATCCTCCTCGGTTACATCTCCAACTACGCCTTTTCTGGACTACCTGCCCACATAAACTGGAGGATCATGCTTGCTGTGGGGATTATCCCTTCTATTTTCATTGGTGGCGCCTTGTTTGTCATCCCCGAGTCACCAAGGTGGCTCGTCATGCAGAATCGGATTGATGAGGCCCGCAACGTTCTGTTGAAGACCAACGACAACGCTGGTGAAGTTGAGGGGAAGCTGGCAGAGATACAAGAAGCTGCAAAGTTCATGACCAAGGACAGGTCTGAGGAGAAGGCCGTGTGGCGTGAGATGCTAAATCCCACTCCGGGGGTTAGAAGAATGCTGATCACCGGGTGTGGGATTCAGATATTCCAACAGATAACGGGGATTGATGCAACGGTATACTACAGCCCCACCATCTTCAAGAATGCTGGGATCAAAGGCAACACTCAGCTTCTGGCTGCAACTGTTGCTGTTGGCTTCACAAAGACAATATTCATCTTGATCGCCATATTTCTCATCGACAAAGCTGGTAGGAAGCCACTGCTCTACGTGAGCACCGTTGGGATGACTGTTTGCTTGCTCACATTAGGCCTAACTCTGTCTACCACGGGCAACAGCGAGTTTGGCATTGCACTGGCGATCCTCTGTGTGTGTGGGAATGTTGCTTTCTTCTCCGTTGGGATTGGCCCTATATGTTGGGTAGTCTCATCCGAGATCTTCCCTCTGAAGCTCCGGGCTCAGGCATCCGCCATTGGGTCCGTGGGGAGCAGGGTGAGCAGCGGCGTCATTGCAATGTCTTTCCTGTCAGTCAACCATGCTATAACAGTGGGAGGCACATTTATGGTGTTTGCAGCAATTTCAGCTCTTTCTGTTGCGTTTGTTTACAAGTATGTTCCAGAAACGAAGGGCAAGTCGTTGGAGCAGATCGAGATGCTCTTCCAGAACGACAGTTATTGGGAACACGGCCAAGTGGAGCTCGAAGATGTGCAGCATCTCATACCAAACGAGTAA